A portion of the Stigmatella aurantiaca DW4/3-1 genome contains these proteins:
- a CDS encoding TfuA-like protein, translated as MKLIVFTGPTLSVDEAREELEALYRPPVAQGEVYRAALERPWGIGIIDGYFERVPAVWHKEILWAMSQGIHVFGSASMGALRAAELAAFGMEGVGAIYEAFQRGALQDDDEVAVAQGPAEQGHRALSEAMVNIRATLRLAEEEAVISPAVGTGLERIAKRLFFPERVYPRILAAATREGWPEGELTAFREWVSQGRVNLKRADALAMLRVMRERREVAPRPKEVQFSFEHTDTWEALRREAAGLPSGHASEEDIPREALLDELRLEGRYATVARLALARALALDEARRQGLRHDEASLVRTGHALREALGLVDPERFGKWLEESGVENFQRLLRDEADVHWVQGMFAPELEQGLLDHLRVTGEYMVLMARVRDKQRVLREQGLDALTSAAERIPPGESWRWYFGTRLGRSIPENLEVYARAAGFEDAQALEAAVSREWLYVCALGAR; from the coding sequence GTGAAGCTCATCGTGTTCACGGGGCCGACCCTGTCCGTGGACGAGGCCCGGGAGGAACTGGAAGCCCTTTACCGGCCTCCCGTCGCGCAGGGAGAGGTGTACCGTGCCGCGCTCGAGCGGCCGTGGGGCATCGGCATCATCGATGGATACTTCGAGCGCGTTCCGGCTGTCTGGCACAAGGAGATCCTCTGGGCGATGTCCCAGGGGATTCACGTCTTCGGCAGCGCCAGCATGGGGGCGCTGCGGGCCGCGGAGCTGGCGGCGTTCGGGATGGAGGGGGTGGGTGCCATCTACGAGGCCTTCCAGCGCGGCGCGTTGCAGGACGATGACGAGGTGGCGGTGGCGCAAGGGCCCGCGGAGCAAGGCCATCGGGCCCTCTCCGAGGCGATGGTGAACATCCGGGCCACGCTGCGGCTCGCGGAGGAGGAAGCCGTCATCTCCCCTGCGGTGGGTACGGGACTGGAGCGGATCGCGAAGCGCCTGTTCTTCCCCGAGCGGGTGTACCCGCGCATCCTGGCCGCCGCCACCCGGGAAGGGTGGCCAGAAGGAGAGTTGACGGCGTTTCGAGAGTGGGTTTCCCAGGGGCGCGTCAACCTGAAGCGGGCAGATGCGCTCGCCATGCTGCGGGTCATGCGAGAGCGGAGGGAGGTGGCTCCAAGGCCCAAGGAGGTGCAGTTCTCGTTCGAGCACACCGACACATGGGAGGCGTTGAGGCGCGAGGCGGCGGGGCTTCCGTCCGGTCATGCCTCGGAAGAAGACATACCGCGAGAGGCATTGTTGGACGAACTGCGGCTCGAGGGCCGCTATGCCACGGTGGCTCGCCTGGCGCTGGCGCGCGCGCTCGCGCTGGATGAGGCCCGGAGGCAAGGGCTTCGGCATGATGAGGCGTCACTTGTGCGAACCGGGCATGCGCTGCGTGAGGCGCTTGGACTGGTGGATCCAGAGCGGTTCGGAAAGTGGCTGGAAGAGAGCGGGGTGGAGAACTTCCAGCGACTGCTGCGCGATGAGGCTGACGTGCATTGGGTCCAGGGCATGTTCGCGCCAGAGCTGGAGCAGGGCCTGTTGGATCACCTGCGAGTCACAGGGGAGTACATGGTCCTGATGGCCCGCGTGCGGGACAAGCAACGGGTTCTTCGGGAACAAGGGCTGGATGCGCTGACGTCCGCAGCGGAGAGGATTCCCCCGGGGGAGTCATGGCGCTGGTATTTCGGCACACGGCTGGGCCGATCCATTCCGGAGAACCTGGAGGTCTATGCACGTGCCGCGGGGTTCGAGGATGCCCAGGCGCTGGAGGCGGCGGTGTCGAGGGAGTGGCTCTACGTCTGTGCGCTCGGAGCCAGGTAG
- a CDS encoding LVIVD repeat-containing protein — protein MSERVVDIAMPVDVYVTRNHAYVVSISRSGLPGGLSVFDVSDKAAPVLVKTFQFPGDTDWNGVWAKDDALYVASAHRGVLLFDIRNPGDPQFLRSLQAGNGSVHTVFVEGNRLYATDLSGIILYDVSNALEPIELNRYAPFPIDSPHDMFAIGDRLYVSYASDGFVVADVSNPQSIATLGTYNFRDHYSHANAVGVFGGRTIAFMGGEGPFEHLRMLDISEPAQMVKIGVFQLRPIVSIHNMVLVGKRLYLSWYQEGVRVLDVSNPTQPQQVAYFNTFRESDPGRGGYFDGSIGIRVPGDGYIYTVDTSRGLLILRER, from the coding sequence GTGTCCGAACGCGTCGTGGACATCGCCATGCCAGTGGATGTTTACGTGACGCGGAATCACGCCTACGTGGTGTCCATCTCCCGGAGCGGTCTGCCAGGTGGACTGAGTGTTTTCGACGTGAGCGACAAAGCCGCTCCCGTGCTCGTGAAGACCTTCCAATTCCCGGGAGACACGGATTGGAATGGGGTGTGGGCAAAAGATGACGCACTCTATGTGGCCAGTGCGCACCGGGGAGTGCTCCTTTTTGACATTCGCAACCCAGGGGATCCTCAATTTCTGCGCAGCTTGCAGGCTGGGAACGGCAGTGTTCACACGGTCTTCGTCGAGGGCAACCGCCTTTACGCCACCGATCTCTCGGGGATCATTCTCTATGATGTCTCCAATGCTTTGGAGCCCATCGAACTCAACCGCTACGCTCCTTTTCCAATCGACAGCCCTCACGACATGTTCGCCATCGGTGACCGGCTCTATGTCAGTTACGCCTCGGATGGTTTCGTCGTCGCGGACGTGAGCAACCCTCAGAGCATTGCGACCTTGGGCACCTACAACTTCCGCGACCATTACAGCCATGCGAACGCGGTGGGTGTTTTCGGTGGCCGGACCATTGCGTTCATGGGGGGAGAGGGGCCGTTCGAGCACCTGCGGATGCTCGACATCTCGGAGCCAGCCCAGATGGTGAAGATCGGGGTGTTCCAGCTGCGGCCCATCGTCTCCATCCACAACATGGTGCTGGTGGGCAAGCGCCTCTACCTCTCCTGGTACCAGGAAGGGGTCAGGGTCCTGGACGTGTCCAACCCCACTCAGCCCCAGCAGGTGGCGTACTTCAACACCTTCCGGGAAAGCGATCCGGGGCGGGGCGGGTACTTTGATGGCTCCATCGGCATCCGAGTTCCGGGCGATGGGTACATCTACACGGTGGACACTTCGCGGGGTCTGCTCATCTTGAGGGAGAGATAA
- a CDS encoding trifunctional serine/threonine-protein kinase/ATP-binding protein/sensor histidine kinase, with the protein MSTFSGYTLLDEVAQYRGAVLLRGRHAEKGHPVLLKVLKEDYPSPSAIARLKAEFELIRELRLPGVLEPLDFAHSHHRAALVFENFTAISLRRLITVGPMDFARFLQIALPLADTLGELHRRDVIHKSLTPEGVLVDAETGRIKLTDFSLSTRLERGSPQGPSPLQHMAERLAYLSPEQTGRMNRAVDARSDLYTLGIVLYEMLTGVKPFAAADPIELIHCHIARQPLPPEAHRPGCPAVLSRMVLKLLAKMAEDRYQSASGLAADLREASRRLKGAAWLEDFPLGQQDISSAFSIPGKLYGRERELKQLLAALERVSSGSVELLLISGYAGIGKTSLVHELHRHLVVRRGSIASGKFDQLHRNVPYSSLAQAFRQHLRVLLTEEPSTVAAWKSRIIEAINPNGRLLADLLPELELLLGPQPPVPELPCTESQARFHRVFEQLIAALTGPEHPLVLFLDDMQWADSASLALLQQLLVNPASRSLLLLCAYRNNEVSPAHPFMLLADQLRQEGQSVIELHVGPLAPRDVRQLLAETLGTEPEAVEALANTLLAKTQGNPFFIKQLLHSLHARGLLSFDHGARRWQWALEAIAKAPHTENVLALMAEKLRRLPREIQEVLKLAACVGNTFDVLTLTYISETSLETIEPLLREAVREGLLIPGSDAHERLHPTPERGRYRFLHDRVQQAAYSLIAVEDRPAVHLKIGRLLWRQQVPPDDPGFCVIDQLNLGLEVLHNEEERQAVAQLNLQSGRRAKASSAYASAAAYFRIGRRLLGWDGWQTRFELLWLLTVELAECEYLLTRFPEAEALFDLAMARARTRLQMTQVYTTKIILYTTLGKYLEACRCGVAALKLFEVDWPEDDAAVSAALERERREIESHLRGRKLEELEALPEETDPDRLALGMVLAYLISPFFQGFESKEREQLITCTLVHQVLRTGKHSDAGAYGLASYAHLLACTKDYANGHALGKLAIAVAERHGFNMSKRRNYNIFGGLINHWTQPARTSSAYLLRAFKLLSESGDLAYSVYACCNLISLAAVRGDPLEQVEGELQRYFDFVRQSQNSQYIQDLLVYRHWIRCLKGQLEKPWSLPGAHGNARPSPLWPLHQMKILYMAGRYPEALAAGLESERSTSATASGTLLVPESRFYFALAIAAAQRGPQGEDPRELLPRFIEDFQSWATGCPANFRQQQVLLQAELARLSGQDLQAMSLYDEAVKASGDSGYLHIEALSNELAGRFHLHGGRTRVAQSYLREARYAYARWGATALVAELDARYPELLGRRAAGGEEAPVASAELTGSVLDLMTVTWSSQVLSGELHLRSLLEKLIRIVMEHAGSQRSVLLLSRESGLFIEAEATVDQPEATVLQSIPVSSAPSLPKSVINYVAHLRDSLVLRDALSTPPYQSDPYVMAHKTRSILCLPVLAHKKLVGLLYLEHHLATDVFTSDRLQVLTLLSAQAAISIENALLYNTLEQRVEARTRELNEKNDQLVVTLHRLRETQQLLVEKEKLASLGAMTAAIAHEVKNPLNFINNFAQLAQEQARELRTEMARLGPSPAPDKLDELRDMTEHLAALTSKIDEHGKRVDRIINSMRQHSSGSRTARVPVDLNRLLAEHVSLISQGLRMREPSLEVQLTENYDATLGLVGVSPGELGQVIVNLVNNAYQAVIARYQKAPGEPPQVKVSSRNLGSHAEVRIWDNGVGIAPEARSKIFSPFFTTKQPGEGTGLGLSLSYNIVVQSHGGDLRFESEPGLGTEFIVTLPRR; encoded by the coding sequence ATGAGCACCTTCTCTGGATACACATTGCTGGACGAGGTCGCCCAGTACCGAGGTGCCGTTCTCCTGCGCGGCAGGCACGCCGAGAAGGGGCACCCGGTCCTCCTCAAAGTCCTCAAGGAGGACTATCCCTCCCCGTCTGCCATTGCCCGGCTGAAGGCCGAGTTCGAGCTCATCCGCGAGCTGAGACTGCCGGGGGTGCTGGAACCGCTCGACTTCGCGCACAGCCACCACCGGGCAGCGCTCGTCTTCGAGAACTTCACGGCCATCTCCCTGCGGCGGCTCATCACCGTTGGCCCGATGGACTTCGCGAGGTTTCTTCAGATTGCCTTGCCGCTGGCGGACACGCTCGGCGAACTGCACCGGCGCGACGTCATCCACAAGAGCCTCACCCCCGAAGGCGTGCTCGTCGATGCGGAGACGGGCCGCATCAAGCTCACCGACTTCAGCCTTTCCACGCGGCTGGAGCGGGGCTCCCCTCAAGGACCAAGCCCCCTTCAGCACATGGCGGAGCGGCTGGCCTACCTCTCACCGGAGCAAACCGGCCGGATGAACCGCGCCGTCGATGCCCGGTCCGATCTGTATACGCTGGGCATCGTCCTCTACGAGATGCTGACCGGGGTCAAGCCCTTCGCGGCCGCCGATCCCATCGAGCTGATCCACTGCCACATCGCCCGGCAACCCTTGCCGCCGGAAGCCCACCGTCCCGGCTGTCCCGCCGTGCTCTCGCGCATGGTGCTCAAGCTCTTGGCCAAGATGGCGGAGGATCGCTACCAAAGCGCTTCCGGGCTCGCGGCGGATCTCCGGGAGGCCTCCCGGCGCCTGAAAGGCGCGGCATGGCTCGAAGATTTTCCCCTCGGCCAGCAGGACATCTCCTCGGCATTCTCCATCCCCGGGAAACTCTATGGCCGCGAGCGTGAGCTGAAACAGTTGCTGGCGGCGCTGGAACGGGTGTCCAGCGGAAGCGTCGAACTGCTGCTGATTTCAGGCTATGCGGGCATTGGCAAAACCTCACTCGTCCATGAACTCCACAGGCATCTGGTGGTCCGGCGAGGGTCCATTGCCTCCGGGAAGTTCGATCAGCTCCATCGCAACGTTCCCTATTCCTCGCTGGCCCAGGCGTTCCGCCAGCACCTTCGCGTGTTGCTCACCGAGGAACCCTCCACGGTGGCCGCTTGGAAGAGCCGCATCATCGAAGCGATCAACCCCAATGGCCGTCTGCTAGCGGACCTCCTCCCGGAGTTGGAGCTGCTGCTGGGTCCCCAACCCCCCGTCCCCGAGCTGCCCTGCACGGAGTCCCAAGCCCGCTTTCACCGGGTGTTCGAGCAACTCATCGCCGCGCTCACCGGCCCAGAGCACCCCTTGGTCCTGTTCCTGGACGACATGCAGTGGGCGGACTCGGCCTCACTCGCGCTGCTTCAGCAGCTCCTCGTGAACCCAGCCTCCAGGAGCCTGCTGCTGCTGTGCGCTTACCGGAACAACGAGGTCTCCCCCGCCCACCCATTCATGCTGCTGGCGGACCAACTGCGCCAGGAAGGTCAGTCTGTCATCGAGCTCCACGTGGGTCCCTTGGCGCCAAGGGATGTCCGCCAGCTGCTGGCGGAAACACTGGGGACGGAGCCAGAAGCGGTGGAGGCCCTGGCCAACACCCTGCTGGCCAAAACCCAGGGGAATCCATTCTTCATCAAGCAGCTTCTCCACTCGCTGCATGCCAGAGGGCTGCTCTCCTTCGACCACGGTGCCCGCCGCTGGCAGTGGGCGCTGGAGGCAATCGCGAAGGCCCCTCACACGGAGAACGTGCTGGCCCTGATGGCGGAGAAGCTTCGGCGCCTGCCTCGAGAGATCCAGGAAGTGCTCAAGCTGGCGGCCTGTGTGGGCAACACATTCGACGTGTTGACCCTGACGTACATCAGCGAAACCTCCCTGGAGACCATCGAGCCGCTTCTGAGAGAGGCCGTCCGAGAGGGGCTGCTCATTCCGGGCAGTGACGCCCACGAAAGGCTCCACCCCACACCGGAAAGAGGACGCTACCGCTTCCTCCATGACCGGGTACAGCAGGCCGCATACTCGCTGATCGCCGTGGAAGACCGGCCCGCGGTCCACCTGAAGATTGGCCGGCTGCTGTGGCGCCAGCAGGTGCCCCCTGACGATCCCGGCTTCTGCGTCATTGATCAGCTCAACCTTGGGTTGGAGGTGCTGCACAACGAGGAGGAGCGGCAGGCCGTCGCCCAGCTGAACCTGCAATCCGGCCGCCGCGCCAAGGCTTCCAGCGCGTACGCCTCCGCGGCGGCGTACTTCAGGATCGGCCGCCGGCTCCTCGGGTGGGACGGCTGGCAGACCCGCTTCGAGTTGCTCTGGCTGCTCACGGTGGAGTTGGCGGAGTGCGAGTACCTGCTCACCCGCTTCCCGGAAGCGGAGGCGTTGTTCGACCTGGCGATGGCGCGCGCCCGGACCCGGCTGCAGATGACCCAAGTCTACACGACCAAGATCATCCTCTACACCACCCTGGGCAAGTACCTGGAAGCCTGCCGGTGCGGCGTCGCGGCCCTGAAGCTCTTCGAAGTGGACTGGCCCGAGGACGATGCGGCGGTGAGCGCCGCACTGGAGCGCGAGCGGCGGGAGATCGAATCGCACCTGCGCGGGCGGAAGCTCGAAGAACTGGAGGCCCTGCCGGAAGAGACAGATCCGGACCGGCTCGCCCTGGGCATGGTGCTGGCCTACCTCATCTCGCCTTTCTTCCAAGGCTTCGAGAGCAAGGAGCGCGAGCAGCTCATCACGTGCACGCTGGTCCATCAGGTTCTCCGGACGGGGAAGCACTCGGACGCGGGGGCCTATGGACTGGCCAGCTATGCGCACTTGCTGGCCTGCACGAAGGACTACGCAAACGGCCATGCCCTGGGCAAGCTGGCCATCGCGGTGGCCGAGCGGCATGGCTTCAACATGTCGAAGCGCCGCAACTACAACATCTTCGGTGGCCTCATCAATCACTGGACCCAGCCTGCCCGGACCAGTTCGGCCTATCTGCTCCGGGCCTTCAAGCTGCTGAGCGAATCGGGAGACCTCGCCTACAGCGTGTATGCCTGCTGCAACCTCATCTCGCTCGCGGCGGTGCGGGGCGATCCGCTGGAGCAGGTGGAAGGCGAATTGCAGCGCTACTTCGACTTCGTCCGCCAGAGCCAGAACTCGCAATACATCCAGGATCTCCTCGTCTACCGCCATTGGATCCGCTGCCTGAAGGGGCAACTGGAGAAACCCTGGAGCCTCCCCGGAGCCCACGGCAACGCGCGCCCATCCCCCCTCTGGCCTCTTCATCAAATGAAGATCCTCTACATGGCGGGCCGGTACCCAGAAGCGCTCGCGGCAGGCCTCGAGTCCGAACGGAGCACGTCCGCCACGGCGTCTGGAACGCTCCTGGTTCCCGAGAGCCGGTTCTACTTCGCGCTGGCGATTGCCGCGGCCCAACGAGGCCCTCAGGGAGAAGACCCCCGTGAGCTGCTCCCCCGGTTCATCGAGGATTTTCAATCCTGGGCCACGGGCTGCCCCGCCAACTTCCGCCAACAACAGGTTTTGCTCCAGGCGGAGTTGGCCCGCCTGTCCGGGCAGGACCTTCAGGCCATGTCCCTGTATGACGAGGCGGTCAAAGCATCGGGCGACAGTGGCTATCTCCACATCGAAGCCTTGAGCAACGAGTTGGCGGGCCGATTCCACCTGCATGGCGGCCGGACACGGGTGGCCCAGAGCTATCTGCGCGAGGCCCGCTATGCCTACGCCCGGTGGGGAGCAACAGCCCTCGTGGCGGAACTCGATGCGCGGTATCCCGAGTTGCTGGGACGGCGCGCGGCAGGCGGCGAAGAAGCCCCGGTGGCTTCCGCTGAACTCACCGGGAGCGTGCTGGACCTGATGACGGTGACCTGGTCCTCCCAAGTGCTCTCGGGCGAGTTGCACCTGCGGAGTCTGCTGGAAAAGCTCATCCGCATCGTGATGGAGCATGCCGGCTCTCAGCGCTCGGTTCTTTTGCTCTCTCGAGAGAGCGGGCTGTTCATCGAAGCCGAGGCCACCGTTGACCAGCCCGAAGCCACCGTCCTGCAGTCGATTCCCGTCAGCTCGGCCCCATCCCTCCCGAAGTCCGTCATCAATTACGTGGCGCATTTACGGGACAGCCTGGTGCTGAGAGATGCCCTGAGCACCCCTCCTTACCAGTCCGATCCGTATGTGATGGCGCACAAGACCCGCTCGATCCTGTGCCTGCCAGTGCTCGCCCATAAGAAACTCGTCGGGCTTCTCTACTTGGAGCACCACCTGGCGACGGACGTCTTCACCAGCGACCGGCTCCAGGTGCTGACGCTCCTGTCGGCGCAGGCCGCTATCTCCATCGAGAACGCCCTGCTCTACAACACCCTCGAGCAACGGGTCGAAGCACGGACCCGGGAACTCAACGAAAAGAACGATCAGCTCGTCGTCACCCTCCACCGGCTGCGGGAGACCCAGCAGTTGCTGGTAGAGAAAGAAAAGCTCGCCTCCCTGGGCGCGATGACCGCTGCCATCGCGCACGAAGTGAAGAATCCCCTCAACTTCATCAACAACTTCGCGCAACTCGCCCAGGAGCAGGCACGTGAGCTACGGACCGAGATGGCCAGGCTGGGACCGTCTCCAGCTCCGGACAAGCTCGACGAACTCCGGGACATGACGGAGCATCTGGCGGCGCTCACCTCGAAGATCGACGAGCACGGCAAGCGCGTGGATCGGATCATCAACTCCATGCGGCAACACTCCTCCGGCAGCCGGACCGCCCGGGTGCCAGTGGACCTGAACCGGCTGCTCGCCGAGCACGTCAGCTTGATTTCCCAGGGACTGCGGATGAGAGAGCCCTCGCTGGAGGTGCAGCTCACGGAGAACTACGACGCGACGCTCGGCCTGGTAGGCGTGTCTCCGGGCGAGCTGGGCCAGGTCATCGTCAACCTGGTGAACAACGCCTACCAGGCTGTCATCGCCCGGTACCAAAAAGCTCCGGGAGAGCCCCCCCAGGTCAAGGTGAGCTCGCGGAACTTGGGCTCCCATGCCGAGGTGCGCATCTGGGACAATGGGGTCGGCATCGCGCCGGAAGCCCGAAGCAAGATCTTCAGCCCCTTCTTCACCACCAAGCAACCCGGCGAGGGGACCGGTCTCGGCCTCTCCCTCAGCTACAACATCGTCGTCCAGAGCCATGGCGGAGACCTGCGCTTCGAGAGCGAGCCTGGACTCGGCACGGAGTTCATCGTCACGCTGCCCCGGCGCTGA
- a CDS encoding immunoglobulin-like domain-containing protein translates to METSKALQLSVNGGVDWFHPEPLPSPHASTSLVTGQGAPLAVRLVGPLTSGKTGTLTLTLELLPPAPTCQANSECDDGSACTVDTCTPEGTCGHEQVLCVAGTACTPDPGPASPPPNEGEAPTPGSNTCVDASWPSLVVNGALDMTLECGVNAWVDPGASATDACGAVPVRTYNSGHDPYGPGPNPCAEGTYPVQYIAWNALGYTVKAIRSVRVDDRTPPTLKLKGPAFMTHPCGSQWEDPGVEAFDACYGYIWPEVKWQGEVNGWVEGTYTKVYTLTDSGGNAALPVSRTVQVVHCPWK, encoded by the coding sequence GTGGAGACATCCAAGGCGCTCCAGTTGAGCGTGAACGGAGGCGTGGATTGGTTCCATCCCGAGCCCCTTCCGTCTCCCCACGCGTCCACCTCCCTCGTCACGGGACAGGGGGCGCCCCTCGCCGTGCGCCTCGTGGGCCCTCTCACCTCGGGCAAGACGGGAACCCTCACGCTGACCCTCGAGCTGCTGCCGCCCGCGCCCACTTGCCAAGCGAATAGCGAGTGTGATGACGGCAGCGCCTGCACGGTGGACACATGCACCCCGGAGGGCACGTGTGGGCACGAGCAGGTGCTCTGTGTCGCAGGGACCGCCTGCACACCGGACCCGGGACCCGCCTCCCCGCCCCCCAACGAAGGCGAGGCCCCCACCCCCGGTAGCAACACCTGCGTGGATGCATCCTGGCCCTCGCTGGTGGTCAACGGCGCACTCGACATGACGTTGGAATGTGGTGTGAATGCCTGGGTGGACCCCGGCGCCTCGGCGACGGATGCGTGCGGTGCCGTCCCGGTGCGCACCTACAACTCGGGCCACGATCCCTACGGACCTGGGCCCAACCCGTGCGCCGAGGGCACCTACCCGGTCCAGTACATCGCCTGGAACGCCCTCGGCTACACCGTGAAGGCCATCCGCTCGGTGAGGGTGGATGACCGGACACCGCCCACGCTGAAGCTCAAGGGGCCTGCCTTCATGACCCATCCCTGTGGAAGCCAGTGGGAAGATCCCGGCGTCGAGGCATTCGACGCCTGCTACGGATACATCTGGCCCGAGGTGAAATGGCAGGGAGAGGTCAATGGCTGGGTGGAAGGAACCTACACCAAGGTCTACACCTTGACGGACAGTGGCGGGAACGCCGCCCTGCCCGTCAGCCGCACCGTCCAGGTCGTCCACTGCCCCTGGAAGTGA
- a CDS encoding YcaO-like family protein has product MLRLPAGWAQASPYRPVSSEETVERLRPLLPVFGITRIANVTGLDVVGVPVVMVCRPNSRSLAVFQGKGLDLASAQASGLMEAVENYHAERILSPVKLASFQELRFTHALVDVASLPRTSARDFHPQLRLLWIEGHELLSGTSLWLPFELVHTNYTLPFPPGSGTFLPSSNGLASGNHWLEAVCHGLCEVVERDAVTLWFLNGAEGRARSQLALETVADPGCRQVLARFEEAGLEVAAWDVTSDVGIPACLCALLEPEGSLQPVGSVFGMGCHPAREVALRRALTEAAQVRLTAITGSRDDLRRRHYARARETPWLAQLRAGMGTQPGCDFHEVPTWRGTSLEADLGWMLERLRGAGLTQVVAVDLTRPEFQIPVVRVVIPGLEGPSSMPIYVPGVRARQHLARQGA; this is encoded by the coding sequence ATGCTCCGGCTTCCGGCAGGGTGGGCTCAGGCGAGCCCCTACCGCCCCGTTTCTTCCGAGGAGACGGTCGAGAGGTTGCGCCCGCTGCTCCCGGTGTTTGGCATCACCCGGATCGCGAACGTCACGGGCTTGGACGTTGTCGGCGTCCCCGTCGTGATGGTGTGTCGGCCGAATTCCCGGTCGTTGGCGGTCTTCCAGGGCAAAGGGCTGGATCTGGCCTCGGCGCAGGCGTCTGGCTTGATGGAAGCCGTGGAGAACTACCATGCCGAGCGGATTCTCTCGCCGGTCAAGCTCGCCAGCTTCCAGGAACTGCGCTTCACCCATGCGCTCGTGGACGTGGCGTCCCTGCCGCGAACCTCGGCACGGGATTTCCATCCTCAGCTGCGCCTGCTCTGGATCGAGGGACATGAGCTGCTCAGCGGCACATCGTTGTGGCTGCCGTTCGAGCTGGTTCACACCAACTATACCCTCCCCTTCCCGCCTGGCAGCGGCACCTTCCTGCCCAGTTCGAATGGGCTGGCTTCGGGCAACCACTGGCTGGAGGCGGTCTGCCACGGCCTCTGCGAGGTGGTGGAGCGGGACGCGGTCACGCTGTGGTTCCTGAACGGCGCGGAAGGGCGGGCGCGGAGCCAGTTGGCCCTGGAGACCGTGGCGGATCCAGGGTGCCGTCAGGTGCTTGCCCGCTTCGAAGAGGCCGGTTTGGAGGTGGCCGCGTGGGACGTCACCTCGGATGTGGGTATTCCGGCCTGTCTGTGCGCACTGCTGGAGCCAGAGGGTTCTTTGCAGCCGGTGGGCTCCGTGTTCGGGATGGGGTGCCATCCGGCGAGGGAGGTGGCCTTGCGGAGGGCGCTCACGGAGGCAGCGCAGGTGCGGTTGACCGCCATTACGGGCTCCCGGGATGACTTGCGTCGGCGCCACTACGCGCGCGCCCGGGAGACGCCCTGGCTGGCGCAGTTGCGCGCGGGGATGGGGACTCAGCCGGGATGTGATTTTCACGAGGTGCCCACCTGGAGGGGCACTTCGCTGGAGGCGGACCTGGGCTGGATGTTGGAGCGCCTGCGGGGTGCTGGTTTGACACAGGTGGTGGCGGTGGACCTGACCCGGCCAGAGTTCCAGATTCCCGTGGTGCGGGTGGTCATCCCCGGCCTCGAGGGGCCGTCCTCGATGCCCATTTACGTGCCGGGAGTCCGGGCGCGCCAGCATCTGGCGAGGCAGGGGGCGTGA